A genomic segment from Luteibacter aegosomatis encodes:
- the panB gene encoding 3-methyl-2-oxobutanoate hydroxymethyltransferase — protein sequence MKAEGRKIVMLTAYDASFAAQLEAAGVDVALVGDSLGMVVQGRSSTLPVTVDEVVYHAAAVARGLSTTLLVADLPFMSDRDVPTAIDSATRLVAQGGAAMVKIEGAGRICEVISALAERDIPVCAHLGLTPQSVNRFGGYKVQGKTEDAAEKLLADARAVEAAGADLLVLELVPASLAARITAALSIPVIGIGAGVECDGQVLVVYDMLGLTPGRRPRFSKDFLAGRDSIPAAIAAYADDVREKRFPGPEHSF from the coding sequence ATGAAAGCCGAAGGCCGGAAGATCGTGATGCTCACCGCCTACGACGCGAGTTTCGCCGCCCAACTGGAAGCCGCCGGGGTCGACGTGGCCCTCGTCGGCGATTCGCTGGGCATGGTGGTGCAGGGGCGGTCGAGCACGCTGCCGGTCACGGTCGATGAGGTGGTCTACCACGCCGCGGCGGTGGCGCGTGGCCTGTCCACGACGCTGCTCGTGGCCGACCTGCCGTTCATGAGCGACCGCGACGTGCCCACGGCCATCGACTCGGCCACGCGCCTGGTCGCCCAGGGCGGCGCGGCCATGGTCAAGATCGAAGGGGCGGGCCGCATCTGCGAGGTGATCTCCGCCCTGGCCGAGCGCGACATTCCCGTGTGCGCCCATCTCGGCCTCACGCCGCAGTCGGTCAACCGCTTCGGCGGCTACAAGGTGCAGGGCAAGACCGAGGACGCCGCCGAAAAGCTGCTCGCCGATGCGAGGGCCGTGGAAGCGGCCGGTGCCGATCTGCTGGTGCTCGAACTCGTGCCCGCCTCGCTGGCGGCACGCATCACCGCCGCCTTGTCCATTCCGGTGATCGGCATCGGCGCGGGCGTGGAATGCGACGGCCAGGTGCTGGTGGTCTACGACATGCTCGGTCTCACCCCGGGCAGGCGGCCGCGTTTTTCCAAGGATTTCCTCGCCGGACGCGATTCCATCCCGGCCGCGATCGCCGCCTATGCCGACGACGTTCGCGAAAAGCGCTTTCCCGGTCCCGAACACAGCTTCTGA
- the folK gene encoding 2-amino-4-hydroxy-6-hydroxymethyldihydropteridine diphosphokinase: protein MSVAALIGLGGNLGDVRVRLEAAIDALGAVPGIAVTARSRFYRTPPWGNVDQPDFVNAAIAVDTSLDAHALLDAMLSIERAFGRVRDGERWGPRTLDLDLLAYGAAVIRDERLDVPHPRIPERAFVLLPLADIAAQATLPGMGRVADLLARVNVAECRVLD, encoded by the coding sequence GTGAGCGTGGCCGCCCTGATCGGCCTCGGGGGTAACCTGGGAGACGTTCGCGTGCGCCTCGAGGCGGCCATCGACGCCCTGGGGGCCGTGCCGGGCATTGCGGTAACGGCGCGCTCGCGTTTCTATCGCACGCCCCCCTGGGGCAACGTCGACCAACCCGATTTCGTCAACGCGGCCATCGCCGTGGACACGTCCCTCGACGCGCATGCCTTGCTCGACGCGATGCTGTCGATCGAACGGGCCTTCGGCCGGGTGCGTGACGGCGAGCGCTGGGGGCCACGAACGCTCGACCTCGACCTGCTCGCCTATGGCGCCGCGGTGATCCGCGACGAACGGCTGGATGTGCCCCATCCGCGCATCCCCGAACGTGCTTTCGTACTGCTGCCGCTGGCCGACATCGCCGCCCAGGCGACGTTGCCCGGCATGGGACGCGTGGCCGACCTGCTGGCCAGGGTGAACGTGGCTGAATGCCGCGTGCTGGATTAG
- the pcnB gene encoding polynucleotide adenylyltransferase PcnB, translating into MNPENRSDVSPAMRIIPREQHSISRKNISKAALRVLYRLHEAGFDAYLVGGAVRDLLLGGHPKDFDVATNATPDEVKGLFRNCRLIGRRFRLAHVVFGPEIIEVATFRGTGEEGGEGGDRHIVDGRIVRDNIWGTIEEDAVRRDFRVNALYYDIADFSVRDYVGGMQDLEDRSMRLIGDPEQRYREDPVRMLRAARLAAKLGFTIDRAAAAPFATLGNLLSEASPARLFDESLKLFLAGHGLKSFRMLEACGLLKFLFPATARALERGDEALRALVEQGLANTDARIAAGKSVTPAFLYAVLLWGEVRDQAHGWMAQGFDMNEAWQRAAVHVVAEQCQRVAIPRRFTFTMEEIWALQPRFEQIHRKRVFRLMSHPRFRAAFDFLLLRAHESPRMRELGEWWNHAQQLPPDMLAAALGGGGVPPPSEHTVAATAPARKRRRRRKPAGRGKGDSGGA; encoded by the coding sequence TTGAATCCCGAAAACAGGAGCGACGTTTCGCCGGCCATGCGCATCATCCCGCGCGAACAGCACTCCATTTCCCGCAAGAACATCAGCAAGGCCGCCCTTCGTGTGCTCTACAGGCTTCACGAGGCCGGGTTCGACGCCTACCTCGTGGGAGGCGCGGTGCGCGACCTGTTGCTCGGCGGCCACCCCAAGGATTTCGACGTGGCCACCAACGCCACGCCCGACGAGGTGAAAGGCCTGTTCCGCAACTGCCGGCTCATCGGTCGGCGGTTCCGCCTGGCCCACGTGGTGTTCGGTCCCGAGATCATCGAGGTGGCTACCTTCCGCGGTACGGGGGAGGAGGGCGGCGAAGGGGGCGACCGCCACATCGTCGACGGCCGCATCGTGCGCGACAACATCTGGGGCACCATCGAAGAAGATGCCGTGCGCCGCGACTTCCGCGTCAATGCCCTTTATTACGACATCGCCGACTTCAGCGTGCGTGACTACGTGGGCGGCATGCAGGATCTCGAAGACCGCAGCATGCGCCTCATCGGCGACCCCGAGCAGCGCTATCGCGAAGATCCCGTGCGCATGCTTCGCGCGGCGCGGCTGGCGGCCAAGCTCGGCTTCACCATCGACCGTGCCGCCGCCGCGCCGTTCGCCACGCTGGGCAACCTGCTGAGCGAAGCCTCGCCCGCCCGCCTGTTCGACGAATCGCTCAAGCTCTTCCTCGCCGGCCACGGCCTGAAGAGCTTCCGCATGCTCGAAGCCTGCGGCCTGCTGAAATTCCTCTTCCCGGCCACGGCGCGCGCGCTCGAGCGCGGCGACGAGGCCTTGCGCGCACTGGTGGAACAGGGGCTGGCCAACACCGACGCGCGCATCGCCGCCGGCAAGTCGGTCACGCCGGCCTTCCTCTACGCCGTGCTGCTGTGGGGCGAGGTGCGCGACCAGGCCCACGGCTGGATGGCCCAGGGTTTCGACATGAACGAGGCCTGGCAGCGCGCGGCCGTGCACGTGGTGGCCGAGCAGTGCCAGCGCGTGGCGATCCCGCGCCGGTTCACCTTCACCATGGAAGAAATCTGGGCATTGCAGCCGCGTTTCGAGCAAATCCATCGCAAGCGCGTGTTCCGCCTGATGTCCCATCCGCGCTTCCGTGCGGCGTTCGATTTCCTCCTGCTGCGCGCGCACGAATCGCCGCGGATGCGTGAGTTGGGCGAGTGGTGGAACCACGCCCAGCAGTTGCCGCCGGACATGCTGGCCGCCGCCCTCGGCGGCGGTGGCGTACCGCCGCCGAGCGAGCACACGGTGGCTGCCACGGCGCCGGCCCGCAAGCGCCGTCGCCGTCGCAAGCCGGCGGGTCGCGGCAAGGGCGACTCGGGCGGCGCGTGA
- the fdxA gene encoding ferredoxin FdxA gives MTFVVTDNCIKCKYTDCVEVCPVDAFHEGPNFLVINPDECIDCTLCEPECPINAIYPEDDVPAGQEAFVALNADLSKDWPVITERKDGLPDAKDWENKPNKIDLLQR, from the coding sequence ATGACCTTTGTCGTTACCGACAACTGCATCAAGTGCAAGTACACGGATTGCGTCGAGGTTTGCCCTGTCGACGCCTTCCACGAAGGCCCCAATTTCTTGGTGATCAATCCGGACGAGTGCATCGATTGCACCCTCTGCGAGCCGGAATGCCCTATCAACGCCATCTATCCCGAGGATGACGTTCCCGCGGGGCAAGAGGCCTTCGTCGCGCTGAATGCCGATCTCTCCAAAGACTGGCCGGTCATCACCGAGCGCAAGGATGGTCTGCCCGATGCCAAGGACTGGGAAAACAAACCCAACAAGATCGATCTGCTTCAACGCTGA
- the dapA gene encoding 4-hydroxy-tetrahydrodipicolinate synthase: MDISGSITALATPFAADGSLDLAAFGRLLDQQLAGGTQAVVVAGSTGESHFLEHDEYDRLLGFAVKHVGKRVPVIAGTGEAGTAKTIAATRRAKELGADAALVVAPFYVRPTQEGLRRHFLAVADHGGLPVILYNVPPRTGCDIAPETVAVLREHPAIVGIKEARGDAERIRALAELVRPDFVYLSGDDNTAHEAMLAGAAGTVSVVANLVPQAFRELCDAARQGDAARTAQAAARLAPLVDALNCAPNPIPVKAGLAALGLGSAAPRLPLVELEPGPALSRVRETLAALAPLASAA; encoded by the coding sequence TTGGACATCTCCGGAAGCATCACCGCGCTGGCGACGCCCTTCGCCGCCGACGGGTCCCTCGATCTCGCCGCGTTCGGCCGGCTGCTCGACCAGCAGTTGGCGGGCGGTACGCAGGCCGTGGTCGTCGCGGGCTCGACGGGCGAATCGCACTTTCTCGAGCACGACGAATACGATCGCCTGCTCGGTTTCGCGGTGAAGCATGTCGGCAAGCGCGTCCCCGTCATCGCCGGCACCGGCGAGGCGGGCACGGCGAAAACCATCGCCGCCACGCGCCGGGCGAAAGAACTCGGCGCCGATGCGGCCCTGGTCGTGGCGCCGTTCTACGTGCGTCCCACGCAGGAAGGCCTTCGCCGCCACTTCCTCGCCGTGGCCGACCACGGCGGCCTGCCGGTGATCCTCTATAACGTTCCGCCGCGCACGGGCTGCGACATCGCGCCCGAGACGGTCGCCGTGTTGCGCGAGCATCCGGCCATCGTCGGCATCAAGGAGGCGCGGGGCGACGCGGAGCGCATTCGCGCCCTCGCGGAACTTGTGCGCCCGGATTTCGTCTACCTCAGCGGCGACGACAACACGGCCCACGAAGCCATGCTGGCCGGCGCCGCGGGCACCGTCTCGGTGGTGGCCAACCTCGTGCCGCAGGCTTTTCGCGAGTTGTGCGACGCCGCCCGCCAGGGCGACGCCGCCCGCACCGCGCAGGCCGCGGCCCGGCTGGCCCCCCTGGTCGACGCCCTGAACTGCGCGCCCAATCCCATCCCCGTCAAGGCCGGCCTGGCCGCGCTGGGGTTGGGGTCGGCGGCTCCGCGCCTGCCCCTGGTCGAACTCGAACCCGGCCCGGCGCTGTCCCGGGTGCGCGAAACGCTCGCGGCTCTGGCACCATTGGCGTCCGCCGCCTGA
- a CDS encoding glycine cleavage system protein R: MKPLNRSAARSVATDNQLLISTLSPAHRAPILALAKRIADSGCNLADARVSTIGNDTSVMLLASGAWDAVAKLETALGKLARDEDLQIVHYRTAPREPTAHLLPYLVEVIAADRPGILVKIIEFFSRRDISVEQLSSMRYQAMQTGAEMFQAQITIGIPSETHIAALRDDFLELCDGLNLDAIMDPVKF; the protein is encoded by the coding sequence GTGAAGCCTTTGAATCGTTCCGCAGCACGAAGCGTCGCCACCGACAACCAGCTCCTCATCTCGACGCTCTCACCGGCGCATCGCGCGCCGATCCTCGCGCTGGCCAAGCGCATCGCCGACTCGGGCTGCAATCTGGCCGACGCCCGCGTCTCGACCATCGGCAACGACACCTCGGTGATGCTGCTCGCCTCCGGCGCATGGGATGCCGTGGCCAAGCTCGAAACCGCGCTGGGCAAGCTCGCCCGCGACGAAGACCTGCAGATCGTCCATTACCGCACGGCACCGCGTGAACCCACCGCACACCTGCTGCCCTATCTGGTCGAGGTGATCGCCGCCGACCGGCCGGGCATCCTGGTGAAGATCATCGAATTCTTTTCACGCCGCGACATCAGCGTGGAGCAACTTTCCTCCATGCGTTACCAGGCGATGCAGACCGGCGCCGAGATGTTCCAGGCACAGATCACGATCGGCATTCCGTCCGAGACCCACATCGCCGCGCTGCGCGACGATTTCCTCGAGCTGTGCGATGGCCTCAATCTCGACGCCATCATGGACCCGGTGAAATTCTGA
- a CDS encoding peroxiredoxin, with protein MIGKGKKVPQLEGKLGDGGTLSLSSLSGQWIVVFFYPKDNTPGCTNEAKDFRDLYGQFRKRGAEVVGVSRDSVRSHANFAAKHELPFPLVSDADETWCKAFDVIHEKVLYGKRYMGVVRSTFLIGPDGKLAAEWRGIKIPGHAQAVLESVPSA; from the coding sequence ATGATCGGCAAGGGCAAGAAGGTTCCCCAACTCGAAGGCAAGCTCGGCGACGGCGGCACCCTGTCGCTGTCCTCCCTCTCCGGCCAATGGATCGTGGTGTTCTTCTATCCCAAGGACAACACGCCGGGCTGCACCAATGAGGCGAAGGATTTCCGCGATCTCTACGGTCAGTTCCGCAAGCGTGGCGCCGAGGTGGTCGGCGTGTCGCGCGACTCGGTGCGCTCCCACGCCAACTTCGCCGCCAAGCACGAACTGCCGTTCCCACTGGTGTCCGACGCCGACGAAACCTGGTGCAAGGCCTTCGACGTGATCCACGAGAAGGTGCTCTACGGCAAGCGCTACATGGGCGTCGTGCGCAGCACCTTCCTCATCGGCCCCGACGGCAAGCTCGCCGCCGAATGGCGTGGCATCAAGATCCCCGGCCATGCCCAGGCCGTGCTCGAGAGTGTCCCCTCCGCGTGA
- a CDS encoding PhoH family protein: MNGSKRIYALDTNVLLHDPTSLFRFEEHDVFIPMTVLEELDEKKKGGSEVSRNGRQVSRFINELIERGGHLKDGLELTNPQGIKLKRGAMGRLFFQQRASHGNGKADNQILAAVIDLRDQFPDRPVILVTKDINLRIKASIFGIDAEDYENDRALDDFALLFTGSDPLPEDFWDRHPEVRSWNERGRTYYEVDVHEGDDWYPHQCLYMPGENDVELRVLDIHGDEDARRARLVLLDDHTHAAHGVWGIAARNREQNFALNLLMDPDVDFVTLLGTAGTGKTLLALAAGLAQVMDQQRYREIIMTRATVSVGEDIGFLPGTEEEKMTPWMGALTDNLEVLANPEEGGSWGRQATNDLLASRVKIRSLNFMRGRTFLSRYLIIDEAQNLTPKQMKTLITRAGPGTKIVCLGNVEQIDTPYLTETTSGLTYAVDRFKMWAHSGHITLRRGERSRLADFASEAL, from the coding sequence ATGAACGGAAGCAAGCGCATCTACGCCCTCGATACCAACGTGCTGTTGCACGATCCGACGTCGTTGTTCCGCTTCGAGGAGCACGACGTGTTCATCCCGATGACGGTGCTGGAGGAACTCGACGAAAAGAAGAAAGGCGGTTCGGAGGTATCTCGCAACGGTCGCCAGGTAAGCCGTTTCATCAACGAACTGATCGAGCGCGGCGGCCATCTGAAAGACGGCCTGGAGCTGACCAACCCACAAGGCATCAAGCTCAAGCGCGGCGCCATGGGCCGGTTGTTCTTCCAGCAACGCGCCAGCCACGGCAACGGCAAGGCGGACAACCAGATCCTCGCCGCGGTGATCGACCTGCGCGACCAGTTCCCGGATCGCCCGGTGATCCTGGTCACCAAGGACATCAACCTGCGCATCAAGGCCTCGATCTTCGGCATCGATGCCGAGGATTACGAGAACGACCGCGCGCTGGACGATTTCGCCCTGCTGTTCACCGGCTCCGATCCCCTGCCGGAGGACTTCTGGGATCGCCATCCCGAAGTGCGTTCGTGGAACGAGCGCGGGCGTACCTATTATGAGGTGGACGTCCACGAGGGCGACGACTGGTATCCGCACCAGTGCCTCTACATGCCCGGCGAGAACGACGTGGAACTGCGCGTGCTCGACATCCACGGCGACGAGGATGCCCGCCGCGCGCGGCTGGTGCTGCTCGACGACCACACCCACGCCGCGCATGGCGTGTGGGGTATCGCGGCGCGCAACCGCGAGCAGAACTTCGCGCTCAACCTGCTGATGGACCCCGACGTCGACTTCGTCACGCTGCTGGGCACCGCCGGCACGGGCAAGACCCTGCTCGCCCTGGCGGCGGGCCTGGCGCAGGTGATGGACCAGCAGCGTTACCGCGAAATCATCATGACCCGGGCCACGGTGTCCGTCGGCGAAGACATCGGCTTCCTCCCGGGCACCGAAGAAGAAAAGATGACCCCGTGGATGGGCGCGCTCACCGACAACCTCGAGGTGCTGGCCAACCCGGAAGAAGGCGGATCGTGGGGGCGCCAGGCCACCAACGACCTGCTCGCCTCGCGGGTGAAGATCCGCTCGCTCAACTTCATGCGCGGCCGCACGTTCCTCAGCCGCTACCTCATCATCGACGAGGCGCAGAACCTCACGCCCAAGCAGATGAAGACGTTGATCACGCGCGCGGGCCCGGGCACGAAGATCGTCTGCCTGGGCAACGTCGAGCAGATCGATACGCCCTACCTCACCGAGACCACGTCGGGCCTCACGTATGCCGTCGACCGGTTCAAGATGTGGGCGCATTCGGGCCACATCACGTTGCGACGCGGCGAACGGTCGAGGCTGGCGGATTTCGCATCCGAAGCGTTGTAA
- a CDS encoding GIY-YIG nuclease family protein: protein MPCVYLLASGRNGTLYVGVTSDLVKRVWQHREKFVDGFSSRHDVSRLVWFETHPTMETAILREKQIKRWKREWKTRMIESFNPYWRDLFDDVA, encoded by the coding sequence ATGCCGTGTGTTTATCTTTTGGCGAGCGGCCGCAACGGCACGCTGTACGTCGGCGTCACGAGCGATCTCGTCAAACGCGTCTGGCAGCATCGCGAGAAGTTCGTCGATGGGTTTTCTTCCCGTCACGATGTGAGTCGTCTCGTATGGTTCGAAACGCATCCGACCATGGAGACGGCGATCTTGCGGGAGAAGCAGATCAAGCGGTGGAAGCGTGAATGGAAAACCCGCATGATCGAGTCATTCAATCCCTACTGGCGCGATCTCTTCGACGATGTCGCGTAA
- the thiD gene encoding bifunctional hydroxymethylpyrimidine kinase/phosphomethylpyrimidine kinase, whose protein sequence is MPKPNTLTIAGSDSGGGAGIQADLKTFHSLGTHGLTAVTAVTSQNTRGVTAVHPLPQAHVRSQIDAVFADFPIAAVKTGMLGSAATTRLVATEMRRRQPAWLVVDPVMIATSGARLLDENAIEALIDHLVPLADILTPNLPEAEALLGRAIGRAMDEAGADLLALGARGVLLKGGHAKGREVVDRYYDATGVIEMRHPRHPFEGHGSGCTLASAVAAHLARGKSPHAAVRAASHWVNKAFRRAWKPGGGTAYVLGH, encoded by the coding sequence ATGCCCAAACCCAACACCCTGACCATCGCCGGCTCCGACTCCGGCGGGGGCGCCGGTATCCAGGCCGACCTGAAGACGTTCCACTCGCTGGGCACCCACGGCCTCACCGCCGTCACCGCGGTCACCTCGCAAAACACCCGTGGCGTCACCGCGGTGCACCCGCTTCCGCAAGCTCACGTACGTAGCCAGATCGACGCCGTCTTCGCCGACTTTCCCATCGCCGCCGTGAAGACCGGCATGCTCGGCAGCGCGGCCACCACCCGGCTCGTGGCGACCGAAATGCGCAGGCGCCAGCCCGCCTGGCTGGTGGTCGATCCGGTGATGATCGCCACCAGCGGCGCACGCCTGCTCGACGAGAACGCCATCGAAGCCCTCATCGACCACCTGGTTCCGCTGGCCGATATCCTCACGCCCAACCTGCCCGAAGCCGAAGCCCTGCTCGGCCGCGCCATCGGCCGGGCCATGGACGAAGCCGGCGCCGACCTCCTCGCCCTCGGCGCGCGTGGCGTGCTGCTCAAAGGGGGCCATGCAAAGGGCCGCGAGGTGGTCGATCGCTACTACGACGCCACCGGCGTCATCGAGATGCGCCACCCTCGCCATCCCTTCGAAGGCCATGGCAGCGGCTGTACGCTCGCGTCAGCCGTGGCGGCCCACCTGGCAAGGGGTAAATCGCCGCACGCGGCTGTCCGCGCCGCAAGTCACTGGGTGAACAAGGCTTTCCGGCGAGCCTGGAAGCCCGGCGGCGGCACGGCTTACGTGCTAGGCCACTGA
- a CDS encoding aspartyl/asparaginyl beta-hydroxylase domain-containing protein — MNFLGPRFIVLYVLILFTLCVLLVHLRGRSRLRFDRQLVDHSAIFAPYNLLMYAFSAVPARPILDRRGFPQLDLLQNNWEKIREEATHLFDEGFIRAAEKHNDASFNSFFKQGWKRFYLKWYGEPLASAETLCPETVKLLNAIPSVKAAMFALLPPGSKLNPHRDPFAGSLRYHLGLITPNSDDCRIFVDGEMHAWRDGKDVVFDETYVHWAENRTDQTRVILFADVERPLKSRVMNAINKRVGAFMGSITASPNSDDGKEQVGFVNRMFALNQRGRERTRRFKKSNPKLFRVLKYVGIVVAIWVIFLAPYPFVQG; from the coding sequence ATGAATTTCCTGGGACCCCGATTCATCGTCCTCTACGTGCTGATCCTGTTCACGCTCTGCGTGTTGCTGGTACACCTGCGCGGCCGCTCGCGCCTGCGCTTCGATCGCCAGCTGGTGGACCACTCGGCCATCTTCGCGCCGTACAACCTTCTGATGTATGCGTTTTCCGCCGTGCCGGCGCGTCCCATCCTGGATCGCCGCGGCTTTCCCCAACTCGACCTGCTGCAGAACAACTGGGAAAAAATCCGCGAGGAAGCCACCCACCTGTTCGACGAGGGCTTCATCCGCGCCGCCGAAAAGCACAACGACGCGTCGTTCAATTCGTTCTTCAAGCAGGGCTGGAAGCGCTTCTACCTGAAGTGGTACGGCGAGCCGCTCGCCTCGGCCGAGACCCTGTGCCCGGAAACGGTGAAACTGCTCAACGCCATTCCCAGCGTGAAGGCGGCGATGTTCGCCCTCCTGCCACCCGGCAGCAAGCTCAATCCCCACCGCGATCCCTTCGCCGGTTCGCTCCGCTACCACCTCGGCCTGATCACGCCCAATTCCGACGATTGCCGCATCTTCGTCGACGGCGAAATGCACGCCTGGCGCGACGGCAAGGACGTCGTCTTCGACGAAACCTATGTGCACTGGGCCGAGAACCGTACCGACCAGACCCGCGTGATCCTTTTCGCCGACGTGGAGCGTCCGCTGAAAAGCCGCGTGATGAACGCGATCAACAAGCGCGTGGGGGCATTCATGGGCTCGATCACCGCCTCGCCCAACAGCGACGACGGCAAGGAACAGGTGGGCTTCGTCAATCGCATGTTCGCGCTGAACCAGCGCGGGCGCGAGCGCACGCGGCGGTTCAAGAAGTCGAATCCGAAGCTGTTCCGCGTGCTGAAGTACGTCGGGATCGTCGTGGCGATCTGGGTGATTTTCCTGGCGCCTTATCCGTTCGTGCAGGGTTAG
- a CDS encoding isocitrate dehydrogenase, producing MSKTIAVIPGDGIGPEIMDATIRVLDALDCGLTYDYVDAGMVALEKHGDLLPQATIDAIAKHKVALKGPLTTPIGGGFTSINVTLRRKFDLYANVRPAISFPGTKARYDNIDIITVRENTMGAYMAEGQTREGEGENEVAVSVIRNTRPGMERICRYAFEMARQKGRKKVTAVHKANIMKTSSGLFLDVAREVAKDFTDLEFSEMIVDNACMQLVMNPYQFDVIVTTNLFGDILSDLCAGLVGGLGLAPGANIGKDAAIFEAVHGSAPDIAGQKKANPCALLLAAADMLDHLDMVAKATRLRAAISDVMNARDRTTPDVGGTGTTDTFGDAIVERIKATA from the coding sequence ATGAGCAAGACCATTGCCGTGATCCCCGGCGACGGTATCGGCCCCGAGATCATGGACGCGACCATCCGCGTCCTCGACGCCCTCGACTGCGGCCTGACCTACGACTACGTGGACGCGGGCATGGTCGCGCTCGAGAAGCACGGCGATCTCCTGCCGCAGGCCACGATCGACGCCATCGCCAAGCACAAGGTCGCCCTCAAGGGGCCGCTGACGACGCCGATCGGTGGCGGCTTCACCTCGATCAACGTCACCCTGCGCCGCAAGTTCGACCTCTACGCCAACGTGCGTCCGGCCATCAGCTTCCCGGGCACCAAGGCGCGCTACGACAACATCGACATCATCACGGTGCGCGAAAACACCATGGGCGCGTACATGGCCGAGGGTCAGACGCGCGAGGGCGAGGGCGAGAACGAGGTGGCCGTATCGGTCATCCGCAATACCCGCCCGGGCATGGAGCGCATCTGCCGCTACGCCTTCGAGATGGCCCGCCAGAAGGGTCGCAAGAAGGTCACGGCCGTGCACAAGGCCAACATCATGAAGACCTCGTCAGGCCTGTTCCTCGACGTGGCGCGCGAAGTGGCGAAGGATTTCACGGATCTCGAATTCAGCGAGATGATCGTGGACAACGCCTGCATGCAGCTGGTGATGAATCCTTACCAGTTCGACGTGATCGTCACCACCAACCTGTTCGGCGACATCCTCTCCGATCTCTGCGCCGGCCTGGTCGGCGGCCTGGGCCTGGCCCCGGGTGCCAACATCGGCAAGGACGCGGCCATCTTCGAAGCCGTGCACGGTTCGGCGCCGGACATCGCCGGCCAGAAGAAGGCCAATCCCTGCGCGCTGCTCCTGGCCGCGGCCGACATGCTCGACCACCTCGACATGGTCGCCAAGGCTACCCGCCTGCGCGCGGCGATCAGCGACGTGATGAACGCCCGCGACCGCACCACCCCGGACGTCGGCGGCACCGGCACCACCGATACCTTCGGCGATGCGATCGTCGAGCGGATCAAGGCGACGGCCTGA
- a CDS encoding carboxymuconolactone decarboxylase family protein: protein MAGNDRVEEFTAFRKRMNERILAEDNQVVRRFFALDTQTYREGALDVKTKEMLGLVASMVLRCDDCISYHVAQCKEAGVNRDEFFEVFSVGLVVGGSIVIPHLRRAVDFLDSLEGEGPADKAACADHPGA from the coding sequence ATGGCCGGCAACGATCGCGTGGAGGAATTCACCGCGTTCCGCAAGCGGATGAACGAGCGCATCCTCGCCGAGGATAACCAGGTGGTCAGGCGCTTCTTCGCGCTGGACACGCAGACCTACCGCGAAGGCGCGCTCGACGTCAAAACCAAGGAGATGCTCGGCCTGGTCGCCTCCATGGTGCTGCGCTGCGACGACTGCATCAGCTACCACGTGGCCCAATGCAAGGAAGCCGGGGTCAACCGCGACGAGTTCTTCGAGGTGTTCAGCGTGGGTCTGGTGGTGGGCGGCTCCATCGTCATCCCGCACCTGCGCCGCGCGGTCGACTTCCTCGATTCGCTCGAAGGCGAGGGCCCGGCCGACAAGGCTGCCTGCGCTGACCATCCCGGGGCCTGA
- the grxC gene encoding glutaredoxin 3: MSTPDITIYSTAVCPYCVAAKNLLKAKGLGWNEVRIDTDPAQRDVMLQKSGGRRTVPQIFINGTHVGGFDDLAAADRSGRLAEILEAAH, encoded by the coding sequence ATGTCCACACCCGACATCACCATCTATTCCACCGCCGTCTGCCCATACTGCGTGGCGGCGAAGAACCTGCTCAAGGCCAAGGGCCTCGGATGGAACGAGGTCCGCATCGACACCGATCCGGCCCAGCGCGACGTCATGCTCCAGAAGAGCGGCGGTCGCCGTACCGTGCCGCAGATCTTCATCAACGGCACCCACGTGGGCGGCTTCGACGACCTGGCCGCCGCCGACCGCAGCGGGCGCCTCGCCGAGATCCTCGAGGCGGCCCACTGA